A single window of Jiangella alkaliphila DNA harbors:
- a CDS encoding TetR/AcrR family transcriptional regulator codes for MASVATRRGSGGDERRLTLTEQARRGQLIEITIELVAEKGYGGTSLARIAEAAGITKAAVLYHFPTKDALVEAAYEHVLVALTTEVGEAVEAADAAGGPGAYVRSMIGHLHEHPRHTRMIVEALVHGGADHAPEARWGPLAQLIEAAAEARAGGEVDARTLAIIVGGGIDAIVSERLHDPRYDTRAAADLLTELLEAALSR; via the coding sequence ATGGCATCCGTGGCAACGCGAAGGGGTTCCGGCGGCGACGAGCGCCGGCTGACGCTGACCGAGCAGGCGCGCAGGGGGCAGCTGATCGAGATCACGATCGAGCTGGTCGCCGAGAAGGGCTACGGGGGGACGTCGCTGGCGCGCATCGCCGAGGCCGCCGGCATCACGAAGGCGGCCGTGCTGTACCACTTCCCGACGAAGGACGCGCTGGTCGAGGCCGCGTACGAGCACGTGCTGGTGGCGCTCACCACCGAGGTCGGCGAGGCGGTCGAGGCGGCTGACGCGGCGGGCGGGCCGGGCGCCTACGTTCGCTCGATGATCGGGCACCTGCACGAGCATCCGCGGCACACCCGGATGATCGTCGAGGCGCTGGTCCACGGCGGCGCCGACCACGCCCCGGAGGCGCGGTGGGGGCCGTTGGCCCAGCTGATCGAGGCGGCCGCCGAGGCTCGCGCCGGTGGAGAAGTGGACGCGCGGACGCTGGCGATCATCGTCGGCGGCGGGATCGACGCGATCGTGTCCGAACGGCTGCACGACCCGCGGTACGACACGAGGGCGGCGGCCGACCTGCTCACCGAGCTGCTGGAGGCGGCGCTGTCGCGCTGA
- a CDS encoding response regulator transcription factor: MRVVLAEDSLLLREGLVRLLGEAGADVVDAVGDGDTLVRSVQEHRPDVAIVDVRMPPTFTDEGLRAALAARSAVPGTGVLVLSQYVEESYAGDLLADGAGGVGYLLKDRVSALADLSDALDRVASGGTVLDPEVVAQLFARRRRDPLQTLTAREREVLALMAEGRTNVAIARLLVVTQGAVEKHISSILTKLDLPPSDDDHRRVLAVLAWLRAEH; the protein is encoded by the coding sequence GTGCGTGTCGTACTTGCCGAGGATTCCCTGTTGCTGCGCGAAGGCCTGGTTCGTCTGCTGGGCGAGGCCGGCGCCGACGTCGTCGACGCCGTCGGCGACGGCGACACGCTGGTGCGGTCGGTGCAGGAGCACCGCCCCGACGTCGCGATCGTCGACGTCCGCATGCCACCGACGTTCACCGACGAGGGACTGCGGGCCGCGCTGGCGGCGCGGTCGGCGGTGCCCGGGACCGGCGTGCTGGTGCTGTCGCAGTACGTCGAGGAGTCCTACGCCGGCGACCTGCTGGCCGACGGCGCGGGCGGGGTCGGCTACCTGCTGAAGGACCGGGTGTCGGCGCTGGCCGACCTCTCCGATGCCCTCGATCGGGTGGCGTCGGGCGGGACGGTGCTCGACCCGGAGGTCGTGGCGCAGCTGTTCGCCCGGCGGCGGCGCGACCCGTTGCAGACGCTGACGGCGCGCGAGCGCGAGGTGCTGGCGCTGATGGCGGAGGGCCGGACGAACGTCGCGATCGCCCGGCTGCTGGTGGTCACCCAGGGCGCGGTCGAGAAGCACATCTCGTCGATCCTCACCAAGCTCGACCTCCCCCCGTCCGACGACGACCACCGGCGGGTGCTGGCGGTGCTGGCGTGGCTGCGCGCCGAACACTGA
- a CDS encoding ACT domain-containing protein, producing the protein MSFLLRVVVPDRPGSLGAVASAVGAAGGDIVGVDVVEHRADGFVVDDFLVDLPGGRLPDSLVTACRTVEDVTVEFIGHYSPGASLHRDLEAVEAMTDEPDRAEEILVDLVPGIFRSGWGLLLPASGSTLKVQRASGGAPEDDGYEAPWLPLTEATRIAVGPDAPEPWQDVVAVGVPVDDTGQAIIFGRDGGPRILDSELARLAHLVALAQAIRRAAPAAEADEAATG; encoded by the coding sequence ATGTCGTTTCTCCTGCGTGTGGTCGTACCGGACCGTCCCGGTTCGCTCGGCGCCGTCGCGTCCGCGGTCGGTGCCGCCGGCGGTGACATCGTCGGCGTCGACGTCGTCGAGCACCGCGCCGACGGTTTCGTCGTCGACGACTTCCTGGTCGACCTGCCGGGAGGCCGGCTGCCCGACTCGCTGGTGACGGCGTGCCGCACGGTCGAGGACGTCACGGTCGAGTTCATCGGGCACTACTCGCCAGGCGCCAGCCTGCACCGCGACCTCGAGGCCGTCGAGGCGATGACCGACGAGCCCGACCGCGCCGAGGAGATCCTGGTCGATCTCGTGCCCGGCATCTTCCGGTCCGGCTGGGGGCTGCTGCTGCCGGCGTCCGGGTCGACGTTGAAGGTGCAGCGGGCCAGCGGCGGCGCCCCCGAGGACGACGGTTACGAGGCGCCCTGGCTGCCGCTGACCGAGGCCACCCGCATCGCCGTCGGCCCCGACGCCCCCGAGCCCTGGCAGGACGTCGTCGCGGTCGGCGTCCCGGTCGACGACACCGGCCAGGCCATCATCTTCGGCCGCGACGGCGGGCCGCGCATCCTCGACTCCGAACTGGCCCGGCTCGCTCACCTGGTGGCGCTGGCCCAGGCCATCCGGCGCGCCGCCCCGGCCGCCGAGGCGGACGAGGCCGCCACCGGCTGA
- a CDS encoding alpha/beta fold hydrolase, with amino-acid sequence MAITSGANRDRPDAHAHAQTTTALAPDEVSAPAEGGEPAEADESGDRKPRRRRRWRRVRIALVIVGGVVVAAAFALRSPSPVGHWDSAEGQDRFLAAYDAAFADLPEPAETIDVRTEFGIVRVYRFAGTGAATARPPLVLLPGRASASPVWADNLPSLLRIGDVYTIDLLGEPGMSVQERPITSDADQAAWLHQTLDALPEESFHLVGLSIGGWTAANLVLHEPAHVASLTLIDPVYVFAGMPFETIVRSLPASVSWLPRSWRDSFNSYTAGGAPVEDEPVADMIEAGMQHYRLKLPQPTRISEERLATIELPVLAIIAGRSVMHDSQAAAETAERALPDAMVRVYPDASHAVNGEHPDEIAADIAALVATVE; translated from the coding sequence ATGGCCATCACTTCCGGGGCCAACCGCGACCGCCCCGACGCCCACGCCCACGCCCAGACCACCACGGCCCTCGCACCCGACGAGGTCAGTGCTCCTGCCGAGGGCGGCGAGCCGGCCGAGGCCGACGAGTCCGGCGACCGGAAGCCGCGGCGTCGGCGGCGCTGGCGGCGCGTCCGCATCGCCCTGGTCATCGTCGGCGGCGTCGTCGTGGCCGCGGCGTTCGCGCTCCGTTCGCCCTCGCCGGTCGGCCACTGGGACAGTGCCGAGGGCCAGGACCGGTTCCTGGCCGCCTACGACGCGGCGTTCGCCGACCTGCCGGAGCCGGCCGAGACGATCGACGTCCGGACCGAGTTCGGGATCGTGCGGGTGTACCGGTTCGCCGGCACCGGCGCCGCGACCGCCCGGCCGCCGCTGGTGTTGCTGCCCGGCCGCGCGTCGGCCTCACCGGTGTGGGCGGACAACCTGCCCTCGCTGCTGCGGATCGGCGACGTCTACACGATCGACCTGCTCGGCGAACCGGGCATGAGCGTCCAGGAACGCCCGATCACCAGCGACGCCGACCAGGCGGCCTGGCTGCACCAGACCCTCGACGCGCTGCCGGAGGAGTCGTTCCACCTCGTCGGGCTGTCCATCGGCGGCTGGACGGCGGCGAACCTCGTGCTGCACGAGCCCGCCCACGTCGCCAGCCTCACGCTGATCGACCCGGTCTACGTCTTCGCCGGCATGCCGTTCGAGACGATCGTCCGGTCGCTGCCGGCGTCGGTGTCGTGGCTGCCGAGGTCGTGGCGCGACAGCTTCAACTCCTACACCGCCGGCGGCGCGCCGGTCGAGGACGAGCCTGTCGCGGACATGATCGAGGCCGGCATGCAGCACTACCGCCTGAAGCTCCCCCAACCGACCCGGATCAGCGAGGAGCGGCTCGCCACCATCGAGCTGCCGGTGCTCGCGATCATCGCCGGCCGCTCCGTCATGCACGACTCGCAGGCCGCCGCCGAGACCGCCGAACGCGCGCTGCCCGACGCCATGGTCAGGGTGTATCCGGACGCCTCGCACGCGGTCAACGGCGAGCACCCCGACGAGATCGCCGCCGACATCGCCGCGCTCGTCGCCACAGTCGAGTAA